Genomic segment of Hydra vulgaris chromosome 08, alternate assembly HydraT2T_AEP:
ttttgatatttttttgtgtttgaattTGTTTTAGTAGGGTTCGAGAACAATcgtatgatttaaaaactttttgtattgtatatataatttattgtatatataatgtaGTTATACAGGAGTTATACAAGGGTAATTGAATAGATAgaatagtttttaacaaaataataaaatatgttaatcaCAATAATTTGcacaattaagtttttttatataaatggatAGATGCAACGGTTGTCATTTTGATGTGTAATTATATTAAGGTATTTCCACGTGACCCAAATGTTTCCCATTAATTTGTGACACAAATGTTTTCTATtgcttttgttatttataacaattgcaAGCGCGCTATCTTGGCTTTTAAACAATCAGTTAAACGTCTATCTATTAAATCGTCCTTGTCGAAACTAAGAATCAACATTGATAGTCAAAAATATGCCCACAACACAACCAAAtcatttctatatataaaaaaccataggcaaaaaatttagccaaagttttttcttttttttttagttacacaTTCTTACAGGAGAGCAACATCTGTCCGCTTTCCCTATGCCCTCTTTCTTACTCAACTTCTTCGGACTTATACTCTATTATCCTTTGTTCTTCTCAAACTTACTTACTCTTGCTCTGCGAAGCGGTGATGATAGGAGTATGTCATCATTTCTAAACTACTATAAGAAAAACGcctacatataaaaaaaacaagaaaacgtACACATAAAAAAAGCCCAAAGAGGGGGGGGGTTAAAAAAAGCCAAAGAGGAAAGAGGGGTTAAAAAAAGCCAAAAGAGGGggtattataataaaaatcagcagtaagtaaattaatatgtggttaaaatatgaataaaataattggtaaaaaaaaagaacatattcGTTTAAAAACgagtgaaataaaaaatgttggatataaatatatattgtataaagggttattttacaaaagaaaaaaatggtaAGAAGTAAAGCTAGCGTGCGTTTGTTGATGTTATTAAAGAGTCATTTAACGTTTGGCAACTCGAAgaagtagacataaaaaatgaagcattGTACTGATTACTTAGAGACGTATTATCCGTTTCCGAAATtacaagatttttatatttcactatttaaaacaaatagtaaAGCAAAGGGTAATTATTCATTGAAATATCGTTACAAATGGGgaataattattaaagtaaCACGTTCCGATGATGAACTTATTATTGCGTTTATATATGAAGAAGGAGGCGAACATACTTTTAAAGTtcctttgaaacattttttatcatatgTTTGCCGATGTCAACAAAAATGGCTTTTAAGCGAAAAAGACGAAATCTAAGTggttaaaatatgaataaaaataattggtaAAGAAAAGAACgaacatattatttatatttttaatgttaattatacatgttttaaaaaacaatgtatatgtatttatccAAGATTAAATATGTAGCGTTAAAAAAAGCCAAAAGAGGGAGggtattataataaaaatcagcaggttaaaatgttttttataaatgttttaaaaaaacagtggAAACTCTAACAAACTTTTGATACAAAGTCGAATCTAATATTAACACATCTTCTTTAGCGGAAagtaaacaattcaaaaatgtGCTTGTGTTTTTCCATGTAACACCCGGTTGACAGCTATACATTCTGTAGCgttcaaaatatttagttaaggCCTGAAAAAGTTTTACGTTATTTCGTTTAAAAGCGATATGAAAAAAAACGCCGCgttgataaaaaacatttatatcagtgtcatttttaataatatccaAAGCGACATCCATCTCATCCCATCCTAGAGCATGAAGTAACATTTCATTAACGTTGTTAATTTGTTCGTTGTATTTTCCGTTAAGaattatgttataataataCTGCATTTTTAATAGTCTAAAAACAgagtttaaaacattatttattaatatcatattacatttatttaaacaaaataaaaaacaaacaatttacaTTAACTTAATACGGTTGCTGATAAGCATATAATTAGCAGGCAAGTAAATAATATGTGGGTAAAATAAttcaaacataatttaaaaaaatttaaaaaaatattaaattaaaaaaaatcttttatttaaaatatcgcGTTATGCAGTTTTTCTATATAAGAAATTACAGAATTTGTTGCTTTGCAACAATTGCattctttattacaattataaaaatcgTGTAAGTCATAAGTGCATTCTTTACAATCAAAttctatttcttttatatattgttcatatatttttctcaattttctTTTCTCAGAATATTTTTTCGTTTGCCATTTCGCTTGAATTATCATATTTCTAAtcatattaataatttctttgtttttatcgTCCATATCGTGTTTAGTTTCTTCCATGTATGcgataagtttaataaatttttcttccatattcagaatatttattattgacttaAAAAATCATCTCTAAACGACTAtaagaacaacaaaaaaataacaagttattgaaaaaatgagTGACATAAAAAATGAgtgacataaaaaaatgttaatataaatatatatagtggATAATGTTCATCAGCAATGTAACACACTCAACAGGAttcatgattaaaaaaaattatttttttattctttatatacttttggtaaaaaagaaaaacataaaaatataaaaatataaaaccacaATAGAAAGACGTCGTTTTTATAtcatattacatttatttaaaaacaaacaatttacaTTAACTTAATACGTTTTACATTATCATTTTCTTTGCACaaaggttttaataaattattataaaaagtttttacggCAGAGtgtattttaatgttttctaaaaatgttttaaaaaaactatgttgAGCAATAATGTATACGCTTTTGCCCGTTTGCGCTCTCGACAGTGCCACATAGAACAAATGCCACGTAAATTGATTTCGATTTAAATGAATCACTACATTAGAAAGAGTGAGGCCTTGTACTTTGTGAATGGTGAGCGCGTAGGCTAACACAAGCGGCATGCCTTTGCATTCGGCTATAATGTTTCTTTTGGCATCATAGAGCATTTCGGTTTGAAGTGTAACTTCAATTCGTTGTTCGAGCACCAACATAACGACTCGCTCTTTATTGACCGACTTGACAACTCCTTGAGTGCCGTTCACAATGCCTAACTCGGGTATGTTACGAACACAAATGACTGGcgattgtttttttaaggttaCGGTTTGTGGCGTTTTAAACGGCCATTTCTCTTCTAGTTTgtaattgttaaatgtttttgtttcgCTGTTAAATACAACATCaggaaatttgtttttttgtagataCTCTTCGTTATGCGCAATTCTATCTTTATTGTACATAAAGAGTCTTgtgtaattttgatttaaatgtttatctGCAGGCTCTagtctttttcttaaaaaatccaAAGTGGATTCGGAAAAGACGCCTTCGCGTATATTGTTCAAATGCGTTTGAAAAACAAGATCTTTGTTTTGACGAAAGTTTTTTACAAGTTCTATATTAACAAATCCACACTCTTGCCAAAGCGAGTCTTCAAACAGCAACGTTTCCTCGCCGACTGGCGTTAGTTGGTAAAAATCACCGACAACAAGCAACACGCATCCTCCGAAAggcaaataagattttttgatatttttcaaaatcatactCAGCGTTTTAAACACGTGCACAGGCAACATTGAAATTTCGTCAATGACTAACGTATGTACATTTTTTAATCGTTCTTTGACAACGTCTGTCATATTTTTCATAATCGTTGCTTCAGACTCCTGCCGATAGCCGAGACCGGCGAACGAGTGTACTGTGCTCGCCTCGGAATACATTTGAGCAGCAATGGCCGTACTTGCTGTCACGTAGATGTtcctttttgattttaaaaaacgttcgtATATCACTTTAATGGCGAATGATTTGCCAGTTCCTGCCTTGCCtgttagaaaaacatttttgtcgTTCAACAACGCGACATAAGCTTTTTCTTGATCTTCGTTCATCTTTACCTCCggcaattttcttaaaaaaatggatgTTTTTTATAGGCGTcaaaaaagacgtttaaaaatagtttggtaaataaaaaactatttaaaaaatcggtgagattaaaaaaatgttgttgacATCAAATGGcgttattgatttaaaaaaatcatataaaaaggGCTACTTTTTACACtaaagtcaaaaaaacaaatttgagtTGACAGAAAGTATTCTTCAAGAAttatcaaagcaaaaaaaaaatgcaaggtATAGAAATAACTGGCAAGACACCAAAGTTTATAAATAGTGATAGTCTAGCTCCTGGCATATACCAATTCTCCGATGTcgatttcaaaaataacatttcatattttttgacgACTGTCAGGGTAATTGCACAATACGATCAGATCAAGAAAGTTTGGATTTTTTGTGACAAATGTGATTTCAATCGAAAAATTCTTGTGAATCCGTCGCAAGTAACGCTCATCAATAACTCGTTGGTGGGGCAATTCTTCATTAGAGCGCACTTTCCGAATGTAACAAGGGTCAACAAGAAAGGAGAGACTGTGTTCGTTGTTCGCGATCAGTTTTTTCGTTTagacaccaaaaaaaaagtcaatgcTAAAAATGTGGCTCACTTTCTTCCCGTCTTGAGAAAGTATCAAGATGAAGTTTACGTTGAATATCTTCGTTCAAAAGGCGTAGAATTAAAAACTTCTGAAGATTATCTTAAAATGGAAACAGGTGCCGCAGCTCAATTTCACGCCTACCATTTTGATTATGAAGTTGCAAATTCAACAGAATTTGAAGAAGTACTATTGGACGATAAGAATAAAAACGCAAACGCAGTCATGCAACAAATCGCCTGTATAATAAACGAAGAGCCTGTAACAAAAAAACCAAgaaaacaacaaattatttCAGACGATGAAGAAAATTAAA
This window contains:
- the LOC136083453 gene encoding ATP-dependent DNA helicase pif1-like; translated protein: MNEDQEKAYVALLNDKNVFLTGKAGTGKSFAIKVIYERFLKSKRNIYVTASTAIAAQMYSEASTVHSFAGLGYRQESEATIMKNMTDVVKERLKNVHTLVIDEISMLPVHVFKTLSMILKNIKKSYLPFGGCVLLVVGDFYQLTPVGEETLLFEDSLWQECGFVNIELVKNFRQNKDLVFQTHLNNIREGVFSESTLDFLRKRLEPADKHLNQNYTRLFMYNKDRIAHNEEYLQKNKFPDVVFNSETKTFNNYKLEEKWPFKTPQTVTLKKQSPVICVRNIPELGIVNGTQGVVKSVNKERVVMLVLEQRIEVTLQTEMLYDAKRNIIAECKGMPLVLLKMQYYYNIILNGKYNEQINNVNEMLLHALGWDEMDVALDIIKNDTDINVASGIIKRGNPLKVTIGTPDNKAKRSFIQQLFLKIIKQIQVVLELSNRKTKEMVATLFNGLGSKLSIEPNIFGRLSKLEDYISNYYYVQKCVLVDSMGHVISRGLVYVQYTSDFVLDLLKLRGSDPTSAFIRISLDGGGSFFKVIINIFDCH